In a genomic window of Salvelinus fontinalis isolate EN_2023a chromosome 7, ASM2944872v1, whole genome shotgun sequence:
- the LOC129859922 gene encoding uncharacterized protein LOC129859922, which yields MTTPGTHGDTYAESFHRAFFSDWQDPRPTSSSKVLEFAEQRYQQKMSVPDSQLDAIGCLPMAIPFVLLSATANEDQAVSAAVEFVRLTHPHPKVEKYVTLYARALHATLNGACLKQQAEAALKSPDLDAWDTCKPYIQKAARFPTSSAEGLKVHQSAVEMLGMACYTQGALSSMFYLAHEFHSDHHGGILANTNCGGENCNRGSALGALLGARAGYTGGSVPQEWKDGLRNAQEPIHEILKMLRD from the exons ATGACCACGCCAGGAACACATGGAGACACCTATGCAGAGTCCTTCCACAGAGCATTCTTCTCCGACTGGCAAGACCCCAGACCCACTTCCTCCAGCAAG GTGTTGGAGTTTGCAGAGCAGCGCTACCAGCAGAAGATGTCAGTCCCCGACAGCCAGCTAGACGCTATTGGCTGCCTCCCCATGGCCATCCCCTTTGTGCTTCTCTCTGCCACAGCCAATGAGGACCAAGCT gtGTCTGCAGCGGTAGAGTTTGTCCGGCTCACCCACCCCCACCCCAAGGTGGAGAAATATGTGACGCTGTATGCCCGAGCCCTCCATGCCACTCTGAATGGGGCATGTCTGAAGCAGCAAGCGGAGGCCGCCCTCAAGTCACCCGACCTGGACGCATGGGACACTTGCAAGCCCTACATACAGAAAGCAGCCAGGTTTCCAACCTCTTCTGCAGAGGGGCTCAAGGTTCACCAGAGTGCAGTGGAAATGCTTGGCATGGCCTGCTACACCCAAG GTGCCCTCAGTAGTATGTTCTACCTAGCACACGAGTTTCACAGCGACCATCATGGAGGGATCCTGGCAAACACCAATTGTGGcg GAGAGAACTGCAACAGGGGTTCTGCTTTGGGGGCTCTGCTGGGTGCGAGGGCAGGGTACACGGGTGGATCTGTACCCCAGGAGTGGAAAGATGGATTGAGGAACGCACAGGAACCCATCCATGAAATACTAAAGATGCTCAGAGACTGA
- the f10 gene encoding coagulation factor X, whose translation MFRLSQTCFLLLLLHGVASEVFLNSDDANQVLNRRRRANSPFEEWRQGDMERECMEERCDREEAREIFEDDKLTTEFWNTYYDGDACVSKPCVHNGVCKDGIGLYTCFCLAGFQGHNCEIAIPELCENKNGDCDHFCHVKKDSVQCSCADGYYLDTDDKSCLSNEAFKCGFVVSKNTRTIFIYQPNTTATNTTEKTNMMEDPIRETARNVTQQREIQFTLEDDVIDMVKEKPIFAELRGNTRIVNGEECPPGECPWQAFLVNHEDRGFCGGTILNKYFILTAAHCMNQTRSFYVVLGEFDTEVKDGREAIHQVEQVFIHRSYISTTYHNDISLVMLKEPIKFTQFLLPACLPERDFAEKVLMKQPDGLVSGFGRVGEAKQPSTILLRLTVPYVPRATCLQSSQHKISNRMFCAGYDKEKKDACQGDSGGPHVTRYGDTWFVTGVVSWGEGCAREGKYGIYTQVSKYIDWIRAVMGKFLPKEGGKRKTRGTGRMHSMMWV comes from the exons ATGTTTCggctgtcccagacctgtttccTTCTCCTGCTGCTGCACGGCGTGGCGTCCGAGG TCTTCCTGAACAGTGACGATGCTAACCAGGTTCTGAACCGGCGGCGGCGGGCCAACAGCCCATTTGAGGAGTGGCGGcagggagacatggagagagagtgtATGGAGGAACGCTGTGACAGAGAGGAGGCTAGGGAAATCTTTGAGGACGACAAACTGACT ACTGAATTCTGGAACACATATTACG ATGGAGATGCCTGTGTGTCTAAGCCATGTGTCCACAATGGGGTCTGCAAGGACGGGATTGGGTTGTACACCTGCTTCTGTCTCGCTGGATTCCAGGGGCACAACTGTGAGATTG CCATTCCTGAGCTGTGTGAGAATAAGAATGGAGACTGTGATCACTTCTGCCACGTGAAGAAGGACAGTGTGCAATGCTCCTGTGCCGATGGCTACTATCTGGACACAGACGACAAGTCCTGCCTTTCGAACg AGGCCTTTAAGTGTGGCTTTGTGGTATCCAAGAACACCCGCACCATCTTCATCTACCAGCCTAACACCACTGCCACCAACACCACTGAAAAGACCAACATGATGGAGGACCCTATCAGGGAAACGGCCAGGAACGTTACCCAACAGAGAGAAATCCAATTTACATTAGAGGATGACGTTATCGACATGGTGAAGGAGAAGCCAATCTTTGCCGAGTTGAGAGGCAACACCCGTATTGTCAATGGGGAGGAGTGTCCTCCAGGAGAATGTCCCTGGCAG gcTTTCCTGGTAAACCACGAGGACAGGGGCTTCTGTGGAGGAACCATCCTGAATAAGTACTTCATCTTAACGGCAGCACATTGCATGAACCAGACACGCTCCTTTTACGTTGTCCTCG GAGAGTTTGACACGGAGGTGAAGGATGGGCGGGAGGCCATCCACCAGGTGGAACAGGTGTTCATCCACAGGTCCTACATCTCCACCACCTATCACAACGACATCTCCCTCGTCATGCTGAAGGAACCTATCAAGTTCAcccagttcctcctccccgcCTGCCTGCCCGAACGCGACTTTGCAGAGAAG GTGTTGATGAAACAGCCCGACGGGCTGGTGAGTGGGTTCGGCCGTGTGGGGGAGGCCAAGCAGCCGTCCACCATCCTGCTGCGTCTGACCGTGCCCTACGTACCCCGGGCCACCTGCCTTCAGTCCAGCCAGCACAAGATCTCCAACCGCATGTTCTGCGCCGGCTACGATAAGGAGAAGAAGGACGCATGCCAGGGGGACAGCGGCGGACCCCACGTCACCCGTTACGGGGACACTTGGTTTGTGACGGGCGTGGTGAGCTGGGGCGAGGGGTGCGCCCGTGAGGGAAAGTACGGCATCTACACGCAGGTGTCCAAGTACATCGACTGGATCCGGGCGGTCATGGGAAAGTTTCTCCccaaggagggagggaagaggaagacGAGGGGGACAGGTAGAATGCACTCAATGATGTGGGTTTGA
- the LOC129859913 gene encoding coagulation factor VII-like, with translation MWLHVLCLTLSFHCCHPASVFLARDQAHGLLIRPKRANTGWFEELKRGDLERECLEEKCSKEEAREVFEHEQATEEFWRNYNVQDSCQSDPCQNKGSCSSISGSSYTCLCLPGFSGRNCELAFKAIPDSCLHENGGCEHFCEEEGGRRNCSCADGYFLGTDGQRCLTQETMACGKVPVLHNSASEKGDVPLDPRSRIVGGTECPKGHCPWQVLLVRNGKGFCGGVIYKPTWILTASHCLENIKAQHLKVVAGEHDTEKDEGTEQTIDVAEIIMHNSYVTDTADSDIALLRLKSVITMTPFAVPVCLPTRSMAERELWAINLHTVSGWGRRSENGPTSRVLRRLEVPRIRTQDCVEMSGVTLTANMFCAGYIEGRQDSCKGDSGGPLVTRYRDTTFLLGIVSWGKGCARPGNYGIYTRVSNYLDWIHNYTAEQPTVQPTTQTQNTTATMQNTTASLQNTTATLQNTTATLQNTTATLQNTTASLQNTTASLQNTTATLQNTTANPNAVL, from the exons ATGTGGCTTCATGTTCTCTGTCTTACATTAAGTTTCCACTGCTGTCATCCCGCCTCGG TGTTCTTGGCGCGGGACCAGGCCCATGGCCTCCTCATCCGGCCTAAGCGTGCCAACACCGGCTGGTTCGAGGAGCTCAAAAGGGGGGACCTGGAGCGAGAATGCCTTGAGGAGAAGTGTTCCAAAGAGGAGGCGCGGGAAGTGTTTGAGCACGAACAGGCTACG GAGGAGTTCTGGAGAAACTACAATG TTCAAGACAGCTGCCAATCTGACCCCTGCCAGAACAAAGGAAGCTGCTCTAGCATATCAGGATCTTCTTACACCTGCCTGTGCCTGCCAGGCTTCAGTGGACGGAACTGCGAGCTAG CATTCAAGGCCATTCCTGACTCCTGCTTGCATGAGAACGGGGGCTGTGAGCACTTCTGCGAGGAGGAGGGGGGCCGACGCAACTGTTCATGTGCGGACGGCTACTTCCTGGGGACTGATGGACAGCGTTGCCTGACACAAG AAACAATGGCCTGTGGGAAGGTTCCTGTCCTGCACAACAGCGCCTCGGAGAAGGGAGACGTCCCGTTGGACCCCCGTTCACGCATCGTGGGGGGAACAGAGTGCCCTAAGGGTCACTGCCCCTGGCAG GTGTTGTTAGTGAGAAATGGGAAGGGCTTTTGTGGAGGAGTCATCTACAAACCCACTTGGATCCTCACTGCCTCTCACTGCTTGGAGAATATCAAGGCCCAGCACCTGAAGGTGGTGGCAG GTGAACACGACACAGAGAAAGACGAGGGTACGGAACAGACCATAGATGTGGCAGAGATCATCATGCACAACAGCTACGTGACAGACACGGCGGACAGCGACATCGCCCTGCTACGTCTGAAGAGTGTCATCACTATGACGCCTTTCGCCGTGCCCGTCTGCCTGCCCACCCGCTCGATGGCGGAGCGTGAGCTCTGGGCCATCAACCTCCACACGGTGAGTGGCTGGGGCCGGCGCAGCGAGAACGGCCCTACGTCACGTGTCCTCCGGCGGCTGGAGGTGCCACGTATACGTACCCAGGACTGCGTTGAGATGAGCGGTGTCACGCTAACGGCTAACATGTTCTGCGCCGGCTACATCGAGGGCAGGCAGGACTCCTGTAAGGGGGACAGCGGCGGACCACTGGTCACCCGCTACAGAGACACCACATTCCTTTTGGGTATCGTCAGCTGGGGAAAGGGGTGCGCCCGGCCGGGGAACTACGGGATTTACACCCGCGTGTCCAACTACCTGGACTGGATCCACAACTACACGGCAGAGCAGCCGACAGTGCAGCCGACAACGCAGACGCAGAACACCACGGCCACAATGCAAAACACCACGGCCTCACTGCAAAACACCACGGCCACACTGCAAAACACCACGGCCACACTGCAAAACACCACGGCCACACTGCAAAACACCACGGCCTCACTGCAAAACACCACGGCCTCACTGCAGAACACCACGGCCACACTGCAAAACACCACGGCCAATCCAAATGCAGTCTTATAA
- the pcid2 gene encoding PCI domain-containing protein 2, translating to MAHITINQYLQQVYDAIDNHEGTFCAELLSFKHPHVANPRLQLASPEEKCQQVLEVPYDEMVAAHLRCTYAVSNHDFVEAYKCQTLVVQSFLRAFQSHKEENWALPVMFAVTLDLRIFANNAEQQLLRKGKGKLGDMLEKAAEQLMGCFRVCASDNRAGIDDSKKWGMLFLINQLFKIYFKINKLHLCKPLIRAIDSSNLKDDYSMAQRVTYKYYVGRKAMFDSDYKPAEEYLSFSFQHCHRSSQRNKRMILIYLLPVKMLLGHMPNHQLLRKYDLMQFADVTKAVSEGNLLLLNEALAKHETFFIRCGIFLILEKLKIITYRNLFKKVYQLLKTHQLPLDAFLVALKMMQVEEVDIDEVQCILANLICEGHIKGYISHQHQKLVVSKANPFPLLSSSS from the exons ATGGCGCACATAACAATCAACCAGTATCTCCAACAG GTGTATGATGCCATTGATAATCATGAGGGGACCTTTTGTGCAGAACTGCTGTCATTCAAACACCCGCATGTGGCCAACCCACGTCTCCAG CTCGCCAGTCCAGAGGAGAAGTGCCAACAGGTGCTGGAAGTCCCGTACGATGAGATGGTTGCAGCACACTTGAGGTGCACCTATGCAGTGTCCAACCACGACTTTGTTGAGGCGTACAAATGTCAGACGTTGGTGGTCCA GTCATTCTTGAGGGCCTTCCAATCTCACAAAGAGGAGAACTG GGCCTTGCCAGTGATGTTCGCTGTTACGCTGGACCTGCGGATATTTGCCAACAAT GCAGAGCAGCAGCTCCTGAGGAAGGGAAAAGGCAAACTGGGAGACATGCTGGAGAAAGCTGCTGAACAACTGATGGGCTGTTTCAGAGTGTGTGCCAGCGACAA TCGGGCTGGGATTGACGACTCCAAGAAGTGGGGAATGTTGTTTCTCATCAATCAGCTCTTCAAGATCTACTTCAAG atcaACAAGCTACACCTGTGTAAGCCACTGATCCGAGCCATCGACAGCTCCAACCTGAAGGATGATTACAGTATGGCCCAGAGAGTCACCTACAAATACTACGTAGGCCGCAAGGCCATGTTCGACAGCGACTACAAGCCAGCCGAGGAGTACCTGTCCTTCTCCTTCCAGCACTGCCACCGCTCCAGCCAGAGGAACAAACGCATGATCCTCATCTACCTACTGCCTGTCAAGATGTTGCTG GGTCACATGCCTAATCACCAGCTGCTCAGGAAGTACGACCTCATGCAGTTTGCCGACGTCACGAAAGCTGTGAG TGAGGGCAACCTGCTGCTGTTGAACGAGGCCTTGGCCAAGCATGAGACCTTCTTCATCCGCTGTGGCATCTTCCTCATCCTCGAGAAGCTCAAGATCATCACCTACCGGAACCTCTTCAAGAAAGT GTACCAACTGCTGAAGACTCACCAGTTACCCCTAGATGCCTTCCTGGTAGCTCTGAAAATGATGCAGGTGGAAGAGGTGGACATTGACGAGGTGCAGTGTATCCTGGCCAACCTAATCTGTGAG GGTCACATCAAGGGCTACATCTCTCACCAGCACCAGAAACTGGTCGTCAGCAAGGCCAATCCATTCCCTCTGCTGTCATCATCTTCCTAA
- the f7l gene encoding coagulation factor VII, which translates to MESSTTTDSLKVKLSHLILLALCIPACTGLPGAPVFLSTQEASGVLHHQRSRRANSLLEELRLGDLERECLEEQCGYEEAREIFNLPEQLEEFWKSYSVVDQCESGPCLNGATCVGQVNTYICICLPGFDGRNCGQTLMNSYDGCLYRNGGCEHFCTEFPNLSHRCHCAPGYSLGNDSISCIPQVPFPCGRIVKTFRPGPRIVKGTICPKGECPWQVMLEYMNEYKCGGILLAPHWILTAAHCMWHTTASHWQVTVGEHNRAKKEGTEQVRRVTRMLIHPQYNHTSTDRDLSLLYLKREVVLGPFVVPVCLPALDGSFGRTLGAMRTSVVSGWGRLAQSGPPSTLLQRLEVPRVPLQECRTTGLNVTSNMLCAGFRDGKKDACQGDSGGPLVTRYKNTWFLTGVVSWGKGCAQEDVYGIYTRVSNFLDWINQTMATG; encoded by the exons ATGGAGTCGTCTACGACCACGGACTCTCTGAAAGTGAAGCTCAGCCACCTTATCCTGCTGGCCCTTTGTATCCCAGCCTGCACCGGACTCCCTGGAG CTCCAGTATTCCTGAGCACACAGGAGGCTAGTGGGGTGCTCCATCATCAGCGCTCGCGGCGTGCTAACAGCCTGCTGGAGGAGCTGAGACTTGGAGACCTGGAGAGAGAGTGTCTGGAGGAGCAATGTGGCTACGAGGAGGCACGGGAGATCTTCAACCTCCCCGAACAATTG GAGGAGTTCTGGAAGAGCTACTCAG TGGTGGATCAGTGTGAGTCTGGCCCCTGCTTGAATGGGGCTACCTGTGTAGGTCAGGTGAACACCTACATCTGCATTTGTCTCCCTGGGTTTGATGGACGAAACTGTGGCCAAA CCTTGATGAACTCTTATGATGGTTGTCTGTACAGAAATGGGGGATGTGAGCACTTCTGCACAGAGTTTCCAAACCTGTCTCACCGTTGTCACTGTGCCCCTGGGTACAGCCTTGGCAATGACAGCATTAGCTGCATACCCCAAG TTCCGTTTCCCTGTGGAAGAATTGTGAAAACGTTCAGGCCCGGGCCCCGAATTGTGAAAGGCACAATTTGTCCTAAGGGAGAGTGCCCATGGCAG GTTATGCTGGAGTACATGAATGAATATAAATGTGGGGGGATCCTCTTGGCTCCACATTGGATCCTTACTGCTGCCCACTGCATGTGGCACACGACTGCCTCCCATTGGCAAGTCACAGTGG GTGAACACAATCGTGCGAAGAAGGAGGGCACGGAGCAGGTTCGGCGGGTGACGAGGATGCTGATCCACCCCCAATACAACCACACCTCCACGGATCGGGAcctgtctctgctctacctcaAGAGGGAAGTAGTGCTTGGACCCTTCGTGGTGCCTGTGTGCCTGCCCGCCTTGGACGGCTCCTTCGGGCGCACGCTGGGGGCCATGCGCACCTCCGTGGTGAGTGGCTGGGGCCGCCTGGCTCAGTCGGGACCCCCGTCCACTCTGCTCCAGAGGCTGGAGGTTCCTCGGGTCCCCCTACAGGAGTGTCGCACCACAGGCCTCAATGTGACCAGTAACATGCTGTGTGCTGGGTTCAGGGACGGGAAAAAGGATGCGTGCCAGGGGGACAGTGGAGGGCCCCTGGTCACCCGCTACAAGAACACCTGGTTTCTGACGGGAGTGGTGAGCTGGGGTAAAGGGTGCGCCCAAGAGGACGTCTACGGAATCTATACCCGCGTCTCTAACTTCCTGGACTGGATCAATCAGACCATGGCGACCGGCTGA
- the prozb gene encoding protein Z, vitamin K-dependent plasma glycoprotein b isoform X2, which produces MVVCVRQKGRERAQETEIDRATDRTLAQAERLVGTVWMWIVMGSWRRWWFLSLSLLSGVLLVCSYGRVFRPPAHASTVFLRSKRANAFFLEEMLQGNLERECYEETCNYEEAREYFEDTPKTDTFWNVYVDGDQCKPNPCLHGGSCKDSIGGYTCSCTELYHGWNCEIGQQNTYRRTLYKCVDVSVSLVKHPCGRLQPTNQINIAYHVCPHNRCPWQVVFVDEAGVELCSGVILGPQAVLTSASCLYMGKKVHSMQTGASDNSVRIPLSTQLYIHNRHERGSLEDDLALVRLNEPLPYGPSVSHLCLPTKDFSENVLMSPGREGVARGPDKFRGESHGPPVLSYLKAEGCRNQVNVSQPLTNKMFCMGSQKGFCGTKFTRFNETDLKPGLTRNCSLLSGTPVVTVERGTAFLTGLLLTPPTSHGCEQTLLFTKLSRYLQWIQQRLEMTEMRMTPQMTHDPPGPYV; this is translated from the exons ATGGTTGTGTGTGTCagacagaaaggtagagagagagcgcaagagacagagatagacagggctACAGACAGGACCTTGGCACAGGCAGAGAGGCTTGTGGGTACGGTGTGGATGTGGATTGTAATGGGCTCGTGGAGGCGATGgtggtttctgtctctctctcttctgagcGGTGTCCTCCTGGTCTGCAGCTATGGGAGAG TGTTCAGACCCCCTGCGCACGCCAGCACCGTCTTCCTACGGTCGAAGCGAGCGAATGCGTTCTTCTTGGAGGAGATGCTTCAGGGGAACCTGGAGAGAGAGTGTTATGAGGAGACCTGCAACTACGAGGAGGCCAGGGAGTACTTTGAAGACACACCCAAAACT GACACTTTCTGGAATGTCTACGTAG aTGGGGACCAGTGCAAACCCAATCCCTGTCTCCATGGTGGCAGCTGCAAGGACAGCATTGGAGGTTACACCTGTAGCTGCACAGAGCTGTACCACGGGTGGAACTGTGAAATAGGTCAACAGAACACCTACCGTAGAACTCTTtataagtgtgt AGACGTCTCCGTTTCCTTAGTTAAGCACCCCTGTGGAAGACTCCAGCCAACAAACCAAATCAACATAGCTTATCACGTCTGTCCACACAACCGCTGTCCATGGCAA GTGGTGTTTGTGGATGAGGCTGGTGTGGAGCTGTGTAGCGGGGTGATCCTGGGGCCTCAGGCAGTCCTGACCTCAGCTAGCTGCCTGTACATGGGAAAGAAAGTCCACAGCATGCAGACAG GTGCCTCAGATAATAGTGTGAGGATCCCTCTATCGACCCAGTTGTACATTCACAACCGCCACGAGAGAGGCAGTCTGGAGGACGACCTGGCCTTGGTGAGACTGAATGAGCCCCTTCCCTATGGCCCCTCTGTCTCCCACCTGTGCCTGCCCACTAAGGATTTCAGTGAGAATGTGTTGATGAGTCCAGGAAGGGAGGGGGTGGCCAGGGGTCCGGACAAGTTCCGGGGGGAATCCCACGGCCCCCCTGTTCTCTCCTACCTGAAAGCGGAGGGCTGTCGAAACCAGGTGAACGTCTCCCAGCCCCTCACCAACAAGATGTTCTGTATGGGGAGCCAGAAGGGATTCTGTGGGACTAAGTTTACTAGGTTTAATGAGACAGACCTCAAACCAGGACTAACGAGGAACTGCAGCCTCTTGTCCGGGACCCCCGTTGTGACTGTGGAGAGGGGTACAGCGTTCCTAACAGGCCTGCTCCTTACGCCACCCACGTCACATGGCTGTGAACAAACCCTGTTGTTCACCAAGCTGTCTCGCTACTTGCAATGGATCCAGCAGCGCCTGGAGATGACAGAGATGAGGATGACACCACAAATGACCCACGACCCACCTGGACCTTATGTGTAA
- the prozb gene encoding protein Z, vitamin K-dependent plasma glycoprotein b isoform X1 produces the protein MVVCVRQKGRERAQETEIDRATDRTLAQAERLVGTVWMWIVMGSWRRWWFLSLSLLSGVLLVCSYGRVFRPPAHASTVFLRSKRANAFFLEEMLQGNLERECYEETCNYEEAREYFEDTPKTDTFWNVYVDGDQCKPNPCLHGGSCKDSIGGYTCSCTELYHGWNCEIDISQCPTKGPFSCDHFCSPNFGSYQCSCTTGYKIHSDKRSCIPAVKHPCGRLQPTNQINIAYHVCPHNRCPWQVVFVDEAGVELCSGVILGPQAVLTSASCLYMGKKVHSMQTGASDNSVRIPLSTQLYIHNRHERGSLEDDLALVRLNEPLPYGPSVSHLCLPTKDFSENVLMSPGREGVARGPDKFRGESHGPPVLSYLKAEGCRNQVNVSQPLTNKMFCMGSQKGFCGTKFTRFNETDLKPGLTRNCSLLSGTPVVTVERGTAFLTGLLLTPPTSHGCEQTLLFTKLSRYLQWIQQRLEMTEMRMTPQMTHDPPGPYV, from the exons ATGGTTGTGTGTGTCagacagaaaggtagagagagagcgcaagagacagagatagacagggctACAGACAGGACCTTGGCACAGGCAGAGAGGCTTGTGGGTACGGTGTGGATGTGGATTGTAATGGGCTCGTGGAGGCGATGgtggtttctgtctctctctcttctgagcGGTGTCCTCCTGGTCTGCAGCTATGGGAGAG TGTTCAGACCCCCTGCGCACGCCAGCACCGTCTTCCTACGGTCGAAGCGAGCGAATGCGTTCTTCTTGGAGGAGATGCTTCAGGGGAACCTGGAGAGAGAGTGTTATGAGGAGACCTGCAACTACGAGGAGGCCAGGGAGTACTTTGAAGACACACCCAAAACT GACACTTTCTGGAATGTCTACGTAG aTGGGGACCAGTGCAAACCCAATCCCTGTCTCCATGGTGGCAGCTGCAAGGACAGCATTGGAGGTTACACCTGTAGCTGCACAGAGCTGTACCACGGGTGGAACTGTGAAATAG ATATCTCTCAGTGCCCCACTAAGGGGCCCTTCTCCTGTGACCACTTCTGCAGTCCCAACTTTGGATCATACCAGTGCTCCTGCACCACAGGGTACAAGATTCACAGTGATAAGAGGAGCTGCATACCTGCAG TTAAGCACCCCTGTGGAAGACTCCAGCCAACAAACCAAATCAACATAGCTTATCACGTCTGTCCACACAACCGCTGTCCATGGCAA GTGGTGTTTGTGGATGAGGCTGGTGTGGAGCTGTGTAGCGGGGTGATCCTGGGGCCTCAGGCAGTCCTGACCTCAGCTAGCTGCCTGTACATGGGAAAGAAAGTCCACAGCATGCAGACAG GTGCCTCAGATAATAGTGTGAGGATCCCTCTATCGACCCAGTTGTACATTCACAACCGCCACGAGAGAGGCAGTCTGGAGGACGACCTGGCCTTGGTGAGACTGAATGAGCCCCTTCCCTATGGCCCCTCTGTCTCCCACCTGTGCCTGCCCACTAAGGATTTCAGTGAGAATGTGTTGATGAGTCCAGGAAGGGAGGGGGTGGCCAGGGGTCCGGACAAGTTCCGGGGGGAATCCCACGGCCCCCCTGTTCTCTCCTACCTGAAAGCGGAGGGCTGTCGAAACCAGGTGAACGTCTCCCAGCCCCTCACCAACAAGATGTTCTGTATGGGGAGCCAGAAGGGATTCTGTGGGACTAAGTTTACTAGGTTTAATGAGACAGACCTCAAACCAGGACTAACGAGGAACTGCAGCCTCTTGTCCGGGACCCCCGTTGTGACTGTGGAGAGGGGTACAGCGTTCCTAACAGGCCTGCTCCTTACGCCACCCACGTCACATGGCTGTGAACAAACCCTGTTGTTCACCAAGCTGTCTCGCTACTTGCAATGGATCCAGCAGCGCCTGGAGATGACAGAGATGAGGATGACACCACAAATGACCCACGACCCACCTGGACCTTATGTGTAA
- the f7i gene encoding coagulation factor VIIi, with protein MLLKTFCALWAISTVISAAVFLKKDDAHLVLDRARRANSGYFEEMKQGNLERECVEEICNYEEAREVFEDDAQTKKFWLTYTGQDPCLVNPCKNNGTCVYMDDSYTCQCTEGYEGKYCQKVFEDTLKCLSLNGECEHFCNNSGSRRKCSCAPGYALGEDGGECVAQVQYPCGKIPGLEAPMSQAQVRLVGGNHCPKGACPWQVLLKHKGTSLCGGVIVHPDWVITAAHCVVNRDTKDLMVVTGEHNIDVEEGSEQKIPVARAIPYNLYDPATGDSDIALLRLREPVTLGPDAVPICLPQQHFAKSELAAVRFHTLSGWGKRTNGGNDPQPGTPPAPSSPFLRRLAVPILPNSECTLKSGFNFTQNMLCAGYMEGNQEACRGDDGSPLVTYYGTTHFLMGVVGWGKGCPKQGYYGVYTTVANYLDWAEEVMNAPSVSAPVPSVSAPVMPFLLEMALDEVQIQQATEKLLPPPPKVQSIG; from the exons ATGCTGCTGAAAACATTTTGCGCACTTTGGGCCATTTCAACTGTCATTTCTGCCGCTG TCTTCTTGAAGAAGGATGATGCGCACCTGGTGCTTGACAGAGCCAGGCGCGCCAACAGCGGCTACTTCGAGGAGATGAAACAGGGCAACCTCGAGCGCGAGTGTGTGGAGGAAATTTGTAACTATGAAGAGGCTCGGGAAGTTTTCGAGGACGACGCCCAAACG AAAAAGTTTTGGTTGACATACACTG GTCAGGACCCCTGTCTGGTCAACCCATGCAAAAACAACGGAACTTGTGTTTACATGGATGACTCTTACACATGTCAATGTACGGAAGGCTATGAAGGAAAATACTGTCAGAAAG TATTTGAGGACACCCTGAAATGCCTCTCCCTTAACGGGGAGTGCGAGCACTTCTGTAACAATTCTGGGTCAAGACGCAAGTGTTCCTGCGCTCCTGGTTACGCCCTgggagaggacggaggagagtgTGTTGCCCAAG TTCAGTATCCGTGTGGTAAAATCCCAGGCTTGGAAGCTCCGATGAGCCAGGCACAAGTCAGACTGGTCGGTGGGAACCACTGTCCCAAAGGAGCCTGTCCATGGCAG GTCCTATTGAAGCATAAAGGCACTAGTCTGTGTGGTGGGGTCATAGTTCATCCTGACTGGGTCATCACTGCTGCCCACTGTGTCGTGAATAGAGACACCAAGGACCTGATGGTGGTCACAG GGGAACACAACATTGACGTAGAAGAGGGCAGCGAGCAGAAGATTCCTGTGGCCAGAGCCATACCCTACAACCTGTACGACCCGGCAACAGGTGACAGTGACATCGCCCTGCTGCGTCTGAGAGAGCCTGTAACTCTGGGCCCTGACGCTGTACCCATCTGCCTGCCTCAGCAACACTTCGCCAAGAGCGAGCTGGCGGCCGTCCGCTTTCACACCCTTAGCGGCTGGGGGAAGCGCACCAACGGTGGCAACGATCCCCAACCTGGCACCCCGCCAGCCCCCTCCTCGCCCTTCCTCCGCAGGCTAGCCGTGCCCATCCTGCCCAACTCTGAGTGCACCCTCAAGAGCGGCTTCAACTTCACCCAGAACATGCTGTGTGCCGGCTACATGGAGGGGAACCAGGAGGCCTGTAGGGGGGACGACGGGAGCCCCCTGGTCACTTACTACGGGACCACCCACTTCCTGATGGGCGTGGTGGGCTGGGGGAAGGGCTGCCCCAAACAGGGTTACTATGGCGTCTACACTACCGTAGCCAACTACCTGGACTGGGCTGAGGAGGTGATGAATGCTCCTTCAGTCAGTGCCCCGGTGCCTTCAGTCAGTGCCCCGGTGATGCCATTCCTGCTAGAGATGGCATTAGATGAGGTTCAGATTCAGCAGGCTACGGAGAAGTTATTGCCACCACCTCCCAAAGTGCAGAGCATTGGCTAA